CAGGCCCGGCTGCCCTGCAGGTCGTACGCGGCGAGCCGGCGATCGAAGCCCAGTGAGGCGGTGAAGCGCTCGGCGGCCGGATCGGTCCCCCCGGACAGTCGTCCGGACCAGGCCTTCTTCAAGACACCGAGGCGAGAGCGGTCGTCGATGCTGCCATGCCGCGGAGTTATAGCACGATCAGCGGGCGCGGGTCAGACGGTAGCGGGCGACGGCGATATTGTGCTCCTCGACGGTGGCGGAGAAGTGGTGGCGCTGATCGTCCTTCTTCACGAAGTACAGATAGTTCACCGGCGCTGGATTCAGCGTGGCCGCGATGGCGTCGAGCCCGGGGCTGGCGATCGGGCCGGGCGGGAGGCCCGCGCGCTGGTAGGTGTTGTAGGGATGGTCCGTCTGCAGATCGACGCGCGTCAGGCCCCGGCGCTCCTTTCCCACCGCGTACTGCACGGTGGGATCGGCCTGCAGCGGCATGCCGAGCCGCAGGCGGTTCCAGAAGACGGCGGAGATGAGCGGCCGTTCTTCGGGGATCACGGCCTCCCGCTCCACGATCGAGGCCAGCGTGAGCAGCTCGTGGATCGTCAGGTGCCGGGCCGTGGCCTGCTCCCGCATCTCGGCGGTGAGCTTGCTCTGCATGCGCTGCACCATGCGGCCCAGCAGCTGCTCGGGCGTCATACCGCGCACGAAGTAGTACGTATCGGGAAAGAGGTAGCCTTCGGCGCTGGGCCCCCCGATCCCGTGGGCTCGAAGGAACGCGGGATCCGTCGCCGTTCGCATGACGTCCGCGGCGGGGGCCAGGCGTGCCGTCTCCAGCGCGCGGGCGAGCTCGGCCAGGGTGGCGCCTTCGGGATGGAGCACGGGGTGCTGGCGCACCCGGCCACCTTCGAGCAAGGCCAGCACGTCCAGGGTGGACGCCCCGCGGGGCACCTCGTACTCACCGGCCTTGAGCGACCGCACGCTGCCCCGGACCAGGCTCAAGGCCACGAAGCCGGCCCGGCTCCGGATGGCGCCGGAGGCGTGAAGCCGATCGGCGATTCCGAAGGCGCTTTCGTTGGCCGGGATGTCGACGATGAGGGCACCGGCGCGGAGCGGGGCGGGGGGCCTCACGATGGCCCAGGTTCCCCAGGCGACGGCCGCCGCCGCGAGGACGAGGAAGACGGCTGGCCTGCGAACGCT
Above is a genomic segment from Candidatus Methylomirabilota bacterium containing:
- the mltG gene encoding endolytic transglycosylase MltG, which codes for MSVRRPAVFLVLAAAAVAWGTWAIVRPPAPLRAGALIVDIPANESAFGIADRLHASGAIRSRAGFVALSLVRGSVRSLKAGEYEVPRGASTLDVLALLEGGRVRQHPVLHPEGATLAELARALETARLAPAADVMRTATDPAFLRAHGIGGPSAEGYLFPDTYYFVRGMTPEQLLGRMVQRMQSKLTAEMREQATARHLTIHELLTLASIVEREAVIPEERPLISAVFWNRLRLGMPLQADPTVQYAVGKERRGLTRVDLQTDHPYNTYQRAGLPPGPIASPGLDAIAATLNPAPVNYLYFVKKDDQRHHFSATVEEHNIAVARYRLTRAR